One stretch of Geoalkalibacter ferrihydriticus DSM 17813 DNA includes these proteins:
- the rplT gene encoding 50S ribosomal protein L20 produces MPRVKRGFKARRRRNKVLKLAKGYRGARSKLFRSATEAVDRALNYAFRDRRVRKRDFRALWIARINAASRDNGLSYSRLVHGLKKAEVGLDRKILAQLAVEDPTGFSRVVEQAKAQLQ; encoded by the coding sequence ATGCCGAGAGTCAAAAGAGGATTCAAAGCGAGACGCAGAAGAAACAAGGTTCTGAAACTGGCCAAAGGTTACCGGGGCGCGCGCAGCAAGTTGTTCCGCAGTGCAACCGAAGCCGTTGACCGGGCGCTCAACTATGCCTTCCGTGACCGCAGGGTGCGCAAACGTGATTTTCGCGCTCTGTGGATTGCGCGTATCAATGCAGCATCGCGCGACAACGGATTGTCCTATAGTCGCCTGGTGCATGGGTTGAAGAAGGCGGAAGTCGGACTCGATCGGAAAATTCTGGCGCAACTTGCGGTAGAAGATCCGACAGGCTTCAGCCGGGTGGTCGAGCAAGCAAAAGCTCAACTGCAGTAA
- the pheS gene encoding phenylalanine--tRNA ligase subunit alpha, whose translation MKEKLEAIAADGRQALQSAATENDLQQARVRYLGKKGELTTLMKGLGSVSAEERPGLGALLNQLKDQLEEIFQARLAIVRDEEIRLRLERERVDVTLPGRVRFTGSKHPITLVMEEICSIFTALGFGIAEGPEVEKDFYNFEALNFPKDHPARDMQDTFFVSEDVLLRTHTSPVQVRTMLQHAPPVRVIAPGTVYRRDSDITHSPMFHQVEGFLVDRHVTFGDLKGILTAFISQYFGKSIGVRFRPSFFPFTEPSAEVDIQCVICKGSGCRVCKGSGWLEILGSGMIDPEVFKSVNYDPDIYSGFAFGMGIERIAMLKYGVNDLRLFFENDVRFLRQF comes from the coding sequence ATGAAGGAAAAACTTGAGGCAATCGCCGCCGATGGGCGGCAGGCGTTGCAAAGCGCCGCCACCGAGAACGACCTGCAACAGGCGCGGGTGCGCTATCTCGGCAAGAAGGGCGAATTGACCACCCTCATGAAGGGGCTGGGTTCCGTTTCAGCCGAAGAGCGTCCTGGACTCGGTGCCTTGCTCAATCAGCTTAAAGACCAGTTGGAAGAGATTTTCCAAGCACGCCTCGCAATCGTGCGCGATGAGGAAATCCGACTTCGCCTGGAACGGGAGCGGGTCGATGTAACCTTGCCCGGCCGCGTTCGCTTCACCGGCAGCAAGCATCCTATCACTCTGGTGATGGAAGAAATCTGCTCCATATTTACGGCCTTGGGGTTCGGCATCGCCGAAGGCCCTGAAGTGGAAAAGGATTTCTATAATTTTGAAGCTCTCAACTTTCCCAAAGATCACCCTGCGCGGGACATGCAGGATACCTTTTTTGTTTCCGAAGATGTGCTGCTGCGCACCCATACTTCGCCGGTGCAGGTACGAACCATGTTGCAGCATGCGCCTCCGGTAAGGGTCATTGCTCCAGGGACTGTGTATCGTCGCGATTCCGACATCACGCATAGCCCTATGTTTCATCAGGTCGAGGGTTTTCTGGTTGACCGCCATGTCACTTTCGGCGACCTCAAGGGTATTCTTACCGCCTTTATCAGTCAGTATTTCGGCAAGAGTATCGGGGTGCGCTTCAGACCTTCCTTTTTCCCCTTCACCGAACCTTCCGCTGAAGTCGATATTCAGTGTGTTATCTGCAAGGGCAGTGGGTGCCGGGTTTGTAAGGGAAGCGGCTGGTTAGAGATCCTGGGCAGCGGCATGATCGATCCTGAAGTGTTCAAATCCGTGAATTATGACCCGGACATCTATTCCGGTTTCGCTTTCGGGATGGGTATCGAGCGCATCGCCATGCTCAAGTACGGGGTCAATGATCTGCGCCTGTTTTTTGAAAACGATGTGCGGTTTTTGCGGCAATTCTGA
- the pheT gene encoding phenylalanine--tRNA ligase subunit beta, with the protein MILTYNWLKEYVDCDLSPEELAHRLTMTGLEVDSMEKIGEGLDTVIVARLQEVAAHPDADRLTVCRVDTGADVVQVVCGAKNHKTGDLVALAQVGTVLPGDFKIKKSKIRGQESYGMLCSEKELGLAEDAEGILILPADLIPGTPVFDALGLKDVRFELGLTPNRADCLSVVGVAREVAALTGKSLRLPQPLIVEDDAPITEQTSVTIEEPGMCPRYAARLIRGVQIGPSPQWIVRRLESIGLRSINNVVDVTNFVLMELGHPLHAFDFSLLRGGRILVRRAGDGEKFMTLDSQERTLNSGDLTICDAQGPVALAGIMGGENSEIRPDTVDILLESAFFNPPTIRRTSKRLGLHSESSHRFERGADVDMVPRALDRAAALIVEVAGGTLAKGAIDCYPQPIAPRKLSISAEKTSRLLGIDIDIFEIQSLLRSIALAAELAADRKEDVLYVEVPTFRPDLEREVDLIEEVARLKGYEHIPTTMPQGRILCQREPELRSLERRLRDTMVACGFNEVINYSFNSPTLLDRLGLAGDDGRRHQVRLLNPLNEEQSVLRTTLVPSLLQTVAQNLAHRSAADLRLFELRPVFLPRENEDLPEENPRLTALMCGRRSPLGWSQSGETVDFFDIKGVVEELLGHLRLQNLSWRSEVGESFYHPGKSCALYGNEQLLGNLGEIHPRVLSAFEIEQAVFLFDLDLGALSRCGLGRTEFTALSRFPGVYRDSAMLFDETVTAQQILDVVHSAKAQDMEDVVLFDVYRGKGIAGDKKSVAIRVRYRSAEKTLTDEEISKAHGRIIRSLENQLGAEIR; encoded by the coding sequence ATGATTCTCACCTACAACTGGCTCAAGGAATACGTCGACTGCGATTTGTCTCCCGAAGAATTGGCTCACCGCCTGACGATGACCGGGTTGGAAGTCGATAGCATGGAGAAGATCGGCGAGGGGCTGGACACGGTCATTGTCGCGCGCTTGCAGGAGGTCGCTGCGCATCCTGATGCCGACCGCTTGACGGTTTGCCGTGTCGATACGGGTGCCGATGTCGTTCAGGTGGTGTGTGGCGCCAAGAACCACAAAACCGGCGACCTGGTCGCTCTGGCCCAAGTCGGAACGGTTCTGCCCGGTGATTTCAAAATCAAGAAATCGAAAATTCGCGGGCAGGAATCCTATGGCATGCTCTGTTCGGAAAAGGAGCTGGGTTTAGCCGAAGACGCCGAAGGTATCCTCATCTTGCCGGCTGATTTGATTCCCGGCACCCCTGTTTTCGACGCCCTTGGTCTCAAAGACGTGCGGTTTGAGTTGGGACTAACGCCCAATCGCGCCGACTGTCTAAGCGTGGTTGGGGTTGCGCGGGAAGTTGCTGCGTTGACCGGTAAATCCCTGCGATTGCCACAACCGCTGATTGTCGAGGATGATGCACCGATCACCGAGCAGACTTCCGTGACAATTGAGGAACCCGGCATGTGTCCGCGTTATGCCGCCCGTCTGATTCGCGGGGTCCAGATCGGCCCTTCGCCTCAGTGGATCGTGCGTCGCCTGGAATCCATCGGTCTGCGGTCCATCAATAACGTTGTCGATGTCACTAACTTTGTGTTGATGGAACTTGGCCACCCGCTTCACGCCTTTGATTTCAGTCTGCTGCGGGGTGGCCGCATTCTTGTTCGCCGCGCCGGAGATGGCGAAAAATTCATGACGCTCGACAGCCAGGAGCGCACTCTCAACAGTGGGGATCTCACCATTTGTGACGCACAGGGCCCGGTGGCCCTGGCCGGCATCATGGGTGGCGAAAACTCAGAAATTCGTCCCGACACCGTCGATATTCTACTGGAAAGTGCCTTTTTTAATCCTCCGACTATCCGCCGTACCAGTAAGCGGCTGGGCCTGCACAGCGAATCCTCGCATCGCTTCGAGCGTGGCGCGGATGTGGATATGGTGCCGCGCGCCCTGGACCGCGCAGCGGCTCTGATTGTCGAAGTCGCTGGCGGTACCCTCGCTAAAGGGGCGATTGATTGCTATCCGCAGCCCATTGCACCCCGCAAACTCAGCATCTCCGCAGAAAAAACCAGCCGTTTGCTGGGCATTGATATTGATATTTTCGAAATTCAAAGCTTGCTTCGCTCCATCGCTCTGGCGGCCGAGTTGGCCGCCGATCGCAAGGAAGACGTGCTGTACGTCGAGGTTCCCACTTTCCGCCCGGACCTGGAGCGCGAGGTGGATCTCATCGAAGAGGTGGCGCGCCTCAAAGGCTATGAGCATATTCCGACCACCATGCCTCAAGGCCGCATCCTTTGTCAGCGTGAACCCGAACTGCGCAGCCTTGAGCGGCGGTTGCGCGATACGATGGTAGCTTGCGGCTTCAACGAAGTGATTAATTATTCGTTCAACAGCCCGACTTTACTCGACCGCTTGGGACTCGCCGGGGACGATGGCCGTCGTCACCAGGTGCGCTTGCTAAATCCGCTCAACGAGGAGCAGTCCGTTTTACGCACCACTTTGGTGCCGAGCCTGCTGCAGACGGTTGCACAGAACCTTGCCCATCGCAGCGCCGCGGATTTGCGGCTGTTTGAGTTGCGGCCTGTTTTTTTGCCCCGTGAGAATGAGGACCTGCCGGAGGAAAACCCGCGGCTGACCGCTCTTATGTGTGGCCGGCGCAGTCCTCTTGGCTGGTCCCAGAGTGGTGAGACCGTCGACTTTTTCGATATCAAGGGCGTTGTGGAAGAACTTCTGGGACACTTGCGCCTGCAAAATCTTTCCTGGCGCAGCGAGGTCGGCGAGTCCTTTTATCATCCCGGCAAAAGCTGTGCACTGTACGGCAACGAACAACTGCTTGGCAACTTGGGAGAAATTCATCCCAGGGTTTTGAGCGCCTTCGAAATTGAGCAGGCGGTCTTTCTCTTTGATTTGGATCTGGGGGCTCTTTCTCGATGCGGCCTGGGGCGCACGGAATTCACAGCCCTGTCTCGCTTCCCCGGAGTTTATCGCGACAGTGCCATGTTGTTTGACGAAACCGTTACCGCTCAGCAAATCCTCGATGTCGTGCACTCGGCAAAGGCGCAAGATATGGAAGACGTCGTGCTGTTCGATGTTTACCGAGGCAAGGGGATCGCAGGGGACAAAAAAAGTGTCGCGATTCGCGTCCGCTACCGTTCTGCGGAGAAAACCCTGACTGATGAAGAAATCAGCAAGGCTCATGGGCGAATCATCCGAAGTCTCGAAAATCAGTTAGGTGCTGAAATTCGCTGA
- a CDS encoding integration host factor subunit alpha → MTKADLIENVYLKTGFSKKESAEIVEMVFDLIKTTLEKGEKIKIAGFGNFVVKEKDSRRGRNPQTGDEIEITSRRILTFKPSQVLKASINTD, encoded by the coding sequence ATGACCAAGGCGGATCTGATCGAAAATGTTTATCTGAAAACCGGCTTTTCCAAAAAAGAGTCGGCCGAAATCGTCGAAATGGTCTTTGACCTGATCAAAACGACCCTGGAAAAGGGTGAGAAGATCAAAATCGCCGGGTTCGGTAACTTCGTTGTAAAAGAAAAAGATTCACGGCGAGGTAGAAATCCCCAGACGGGTGATGAGATCGAAATTACTTCGCGGCGCATTCTGACATTTAAGCCCAGTCAGGTTCTGAAGGCGTCGATCAATACCGACTGA
- a CDS encoding MerR family transcriptional regulator, with protein sequence MIPDKLYFKIGEVSRITGVKPHVLRYWESEFGSFSPIKSRTQQRLYQRKDIELVLRLKQLLYEEGFTIAGARKKLREERAETAQPSLEFFAPPPDLLSEIRQDLKVLRDSLCSPKIPRRDD encoded by the coding sequence ATGATCCCCGATAAGCTCTACTTCAAGATCGGTGAAGTCTCCCGGATCACGGGTGTCAAACCCCATGTCCTGCGATACTGGGAATCGGAATTCGGCTCTTTTTCTCCCATAAAGAGTCGTACGCAGCAACGCCTTTATCAGCGCAAGGACATCGAACTGGTGCTGCGCCTCAAGCAACTTCTTTACGAAGAGGGGTTCACCATTGCCGGAGCGCGCAAAAAACTCAGGGAGGAGCGTGCGGAGACAGCGCAACCCTCCCTTGAATTTTTTGCCCCACCGCCTGACCTCCTTTCCGAAATCCGCCAGGATCTTAAGGTCTTGCGTGATTCTTTGTGTTCCCCGAAAATTCCGCGGCGCGATGATTAA
- the surE gene encoding 5'/3'-nucleotidase SurE, producing the protein MFILITNDDGIHAPGLVALAQELSELGRIVVVAPDRERSATGHSLTLHSPLRAEEVRPHWFAIDGTPTDCVNLGIHGLFRERPALVVSGINRGANMGDDITYSGTVAAAMEATLMGVPAFAVSLALTHGCSEDYRPAARIAARLARTLMTHGLPTDTFFNVNIPPVDDAQIQGIRLTRQGKRIYGDLVIENTDPRGRKYYWIGAGDLDFKDVDGTDFHAVHRGYVSLTPLHLDLTNYRSFDELSRWDIFSSQS; encoded by the coding sequence TTGTTCATTCTGATTACCAATGATGACGGCATCCACGCCCCCGGCCTCGTCGCCCTGGCGCAGGAATTGAGCGAGCTAGGTCGCATCGTGGTGGTTGCGCCCGATCGGGAACGCAGTGCCACCGGGCATTCCCTGACCCTGCATTCGCCTTTGCGCGCCGAAGAAGTTCGCCCTCACTGGTTCGCCATCGACGGGACTCCGACCGATTGCGTTAATCTCGGAATTCATGGTTTGTTTCGCGAACGTCCCGCCTTGGTTGTTTCCGGCATCAACCGAGGGGCCAACATGGGCGATGATATTACCTATTCGGGAACCGTTGCCGCCGCAATGGAGGCTACCCTGATGGGAGTTCCGGCATTTGCCGTTTCTTTGGCACTGACTCATGGGTGCAGTGAGGATTATCGCCCCGCGGCGCGTATCGCAGCGCGACTTGCCCGCACGCTTATGACTCATGGCCTGCCAACGGACACCTTTTTTAATGTCAATATCCCGCCGGTTGACGACGCACAGATTCAGGGGATTCGTCTGACTCGCCAGGGCAAGCGCATTTATGGTGATCTCGTTATTGAGAATACCGATCCCCGCGGGCGCAAATATTATTGGATCGGTGCCGGAGATCTCGATTTCAAGGATGTCGACGGTACGGATTTTCACGCTGTTCACCGCGGTTATGTTTCGCTGACTCCACTTCATCTGGATCTCACGAATTATCGTTCATTTGATGAATTGTCCCGTTGGGATATTTTTTCTTCCCAATCATAA
- a CDS encoding protein-L-isoaspartate(D-aspartate) O-methyltransferase codes for MDFAISRRRMVEQHIKSRGVKDPLVLDAMLQVPRHLFVEQALADQAYGDYPLPIGQRQTISQPYMVAVMTEALQLKGGEKILEVGTGSGYQAAVLARIAGRVYSVERIPELARRARRILDQIGCTNVNVKVTDGTFGWEEQQPFDGIIVTAGAPSIPRSYLDQLGPGGRLVIPVGSLGSQVLMRVTKSGEGRFEEERLLDCRFVPLIGGNGWQNDGT; via the coding sequence ATGGATTTTGCCATTTCCAGGCGCCGCATGGTCGAGCAGCACATTAAGTCGCGCGGTGTCAAAGACCCGCTGGTGCTTGATGCCATGCTCCAGGTTCCTCGTCATTTGTTTGTGGAACAGGCCCTGGCCGATCAGGCCTATGGCGACTATCCATTGCCCATCGGGCAACGCCAGACCATTTCGCAACCCTACATGGTGGCGGTCATGACGGAGGCCTTACAACTCAAAGGCGGAGAGAAAATTCTGGAAGTCGGCACAGGTTCGGGTTACCAAGCAGCAGTATTAGCGCGCATTGCCGGTCGGGTTTACTCGGTGGAGCGTATTCCCGAACTGGCCCGCCGGGCCCGTCGGATTCTGGATCAGATCGGATGCACCAACGTTAACGTCAAGGTGACTGACGGTACTTTCGGCTGGGAAGAGCAGCAGCCTTTTGATGGAATCATCGTTACCGCAGGCGCGCCCTCCATTCCGCGCAGCTATCTGGATCAACTCGGGCCGGGCGGTCGCCTTGTGATTCCCGTTGGCAGCCTCGGCAGCCAGGTACTGATGCGTGTCACCAAATCCGGAGAAGGGCGTTTTGAAGAAGAGCGTCTTCTCGATTGCAGGTTCGTTCCGCTCATCGGCGGCAACGGCTGGCAGAATGACGGGACTTGA
- a CDS encoding YqaA family protein, with amino-acid sequence MFGLRRLYDWVLSWAQTPYGGIALFFLAFAESSFFPIPPDVLLIALALSLPTRAFRFAFLAACGSVLGGLFGYLLGFGMWHALDSFFYTYIPGFSPEGFVQVQELFERYNFWVVFSAGFTPVPYKLITVGAGVFHINVPIFVLASVVSRSLRFFLVAWFIYRFGPPVRVFIEKYFNFLALVFFILLVAGVWVVKYLV; translated from the coding sequence ATGTTTGGCTTGCGGCGGCTTTACGATTGGGTTCTTTCCTGGGCGCAAACCCCTTATGGCGGCATCGCTCTTTTTTTTCTGGCGTTTGCCGAATCCTCCTTTTTTCCCATCCCTCCTGATGTTCTCCTGATCGCTCTGGCCTTGTCTCTTCCGACTCGCGCTTTTCGCTTTGCCTTCCTGGCAGCCTGCGGATCGGTGCTTGGTGGCCTTTTCGGCTATTTGCTGGGTTTCGGAATGTGGCATGCGCTGGATTCTTTTTTCTATACGTATATTCCCGGCTTTTCGCCGGAGGGTTTTGTTCAGGTTCAGGAACTGTTTGAACGTTACAATTTCTGGGTGGTCTTTTCTGCAGGATTTACCCCCGTTCCTTACAAACTCATTACGGTCGGCGCCGGGGTCTTTCATATCAATGTGCCGATCTTCGTGCTGGCTTCCGTGGTCAGCCGAAGTCTGCGCTTTTTTCTGGTGGCATGGTTTATTTACCGCTTCGGTCCTCCCGTGCGCGTCTTTATTGAGAAATATTTCAACTTTCTGGCATTGGTCTTTTTTATTCTTCTAGTTGCGGGAGTGTGGGTGGTAAAATATCTTGTCTGA
- a CDS encoding peptidoglycan DD-metalloendopeptidase family protein: MARLISPLISLLLAALLWSCAPHKGIYHTVEPGQTLYRISRSYGVDEKNLARLNGIGDPTQLRAGQRIFIPGATQEKRVGTAVTTAQRPAPPARPSASVSAPRPPPAPPTAKPPPTRQTPPVSRPPAASTVGKGHFAWPLKGELLKKFGQQSGGTNRGIEIAGGKGSPVHSAASGRVIYSGDGIRGYGNLIIVEHDDNFFTVYGFNERNLVQDGTFVGRGEHIAAVGTPPGGGASRLYFEVRRGKETVDPLFYLP, from the coding sequence ATGGCACGTTTAATCTCCCCTCTTATCAGCTTATTGCTTGCAGCGCTTCTGTGGAGCTGTGCGCCCCATAAGGGTATCTATCACACTGTTGAGCCGGGACAGACTCTTTACCGCATCAGCCGTAGCTATGGCGTGGATGAAAAAAACCTGGCGCGTCTCAACGGCATCGGCGATCCAACCCAACTGCGCGCCGGGCAGCGCATCTTTATCCCCGGCGCCACCCAGGAAAAAAGGGTTGGCACTGCGGTGACCACTGCGCAGAGGCCGGCCCCACCGGCTCGACCCTCAGCGTCTGTTTCTGCTCCCAGGCCCCCACCTGCACCCCCAACAGCCAAACCGCCTCCGACCCGGCAGACTCCGCCTGTGTCTCGCCCGCCCGCGGCCTCCACGGTGGGCAAGGGGCATTTTGCCTGGCCGTTGAAGGGCGAACTCCTGAAAAAATTCGGACAGCAAAGCGGTGGCACCAATCGAGGCATCGAAATAGCCGGTGGCAAGGGCAGTCCCGTGCACTCCGCAGCTTCCGGCCGGGTCATTTACAGTGGGGATGGCATTCGCGGTTATGGCAACTTGATCATTGTTGAGCATGACGACAATTTCTTCACGGTTTATGGTTTCAATGAACGAAATCTGGTTCAGGATGGAACCTTTGTCGGGCGCGGCGAGCATATCGCCGCCGTCGGCACACCGCCCGGGGGAGGTGCTTCGCGTCTTTATTTCGAGGTGCGTCGTGGCAAGGAGACGGTTGATCCCCTTTTTTACTTGCCATAG
- a CDS encoding RNA polymerase sigma factor RpoD/SigA → MNDELSELEEVELEEEESDAMEEGRNDDEEEVEEESEEVEAKSDFSDHSDDAIKLYLKEIQKTKLLTAEEERELARRIAKGEMAARDRMIESNLRLVVKIAKRYMNRGLPFLDLIEEGNMGLIKAVERFKLSKECRFSTYATWWIRQSIERALVNQSRTIRLPVHVSDDINKLIKISRELQQKLNREPQVKEVAEAMGVEPAYVRRLMVLVKKTYSIEHPMGENSDYSLMDTIEDSSAIDPSGLVEDLEKFTRVQEWLATLNESEREILSLRFGLEDREPQTLDTIGRKFGVTRERIRQIEAKSLEKLRKIMEEGEASAKANREEHS, encoded by the coding sequence ATGAACGACGAGCTGAGCGAACTCGAAGAAGTTGAACTCGAAGAGGAAGAGAGCGACGCGATGGAAGAAGGGCGCAATGACGACGAAGAAGAGGTCGAGGAAGAAAGCGAGGAAGTTGAGGCCAAAAGCGATTTCAGCGACCACTCCGACGACGCAATCAAGCTCTATCTGAAAGAAATTCAGAAAACCAAACTATTGACCGCGGAAGAAGAACGAGAGCTCGCGCGCCGCATTGCCAAGGGCGAAATGGCGGCGCGCGACCGTATGATCGAGTCCAACCTACGCCTGGTGGTTAAAATTGCCAAGCGCTATATGAATCGTGGTCTTCCCTTTCTCGATCTGATCGAAGAAGGCAATATGGGATTGATCAAAGCGGTGGAGCGCTTCAAGCTGAGTAAGGAATGCCGCTTCTCCACTTATGCCACCTGGTGGATCAGGCAGTCCATCGAGCGTGCATTGGTCAATCAGAGCCGCACCATACGGCTTCCCGTGCACGTTTCCGACGATATCAACAAACTCATCAAAATCAGCCGCGAGCTGCAGCAGAAACTCAATCGCGAACCACAGGTCAAAGAGGTTGCCGAAGCCATGGGCGTCGAGCCGGCCTACGTGCGACGACTCATGGTGCTGGTCAAAAAGACTTATTCCATCGAGCATCCCATGGGTGAGAACAGCGATTACAGCCTCATGGACACGATTGAGGACTCTTCGGCCATCGACCCTTCAGGACTGGTTGAGGATCTTGAAAAATTCACACGCGTTCAGGAATGGCTGGCGACCCTGAATGAAAGCGAGCGCGAAATTCTCAGCCTGCGTTTTGGGCTTGAGGACCGCGAACCGCAAACTCTTGATACCATAGGTCGAAAATTCGGCGTTACCCGTGAACGCATTCGTCAGATTGAAGCCAAGAGCCTCGAAAAGCTGCGCAAAATCATGGAAGAGGGTGAAGCGAGCGCCAAGGCCAACAGGGAAGAACATAGCTGA
- a CDS encoding adenine phosphoribosyltransferase, producing the protein MEELKSIIRDIQDFPKQGVVFKDITTLLSDAKSYHRMVDLIAHRYFGQNIAQVVGVEARGFVLGAALAYKLGAGVTLVRKPGKLPFRTRKKSYQLEYGEDTLEIHEDAFQPGTRVIIADDLLATGGTVAAVYELVTSLGAEIVECAFMTELKFLNGRQRLPADKVFSLMQFD; encoded by the coding sequence GTGGAAGAACTCAAATCAATCATTCGCGATATTCAGGACTTTCCTAAACAAGGGGTCGTTTTCAAGGACATCACCACGCTTCTCTCGGATGCCAAGAGCTATCACCGCATGGTTGATCTCATTGCCCATCGCTATTTCGGGCAGAATATCGCCCAGGTCGTCGGAGTCGAGGCCCGCGGATTTGTTCTGGGCGCGGCTCTCGCATACAAGCTCGGTGCCGGGGTGACCCTGGTCCGCAAGCCGGGAAAACTGCCTTTTCGCACGCGCAAGAAAAGCTATCAACTGGAATACGGTGAGGATACTCTAGAAATTCACGAAGATGCTTTTCAGCCTGGAACCCGGGTCATTATTGCCGACGATCTGCTCGCCACCGGTGGTACCGTCGCCGCCGTCTATGAGTTGGTGACCAGCCTGGGTGCCGAGATCGTCGAATGTGCCTTCATGACGGAGCTCAAGTTTCTCAACGGCCGCCAGCGTCTACCGGCAGACAAGGTCTTCAGTCTGATGCAGTTTGACTGA
- a CDS encoding ADP-ribosylglycohydrolase family protein: MTTTAIRDRAKGALMGALIGDALALGPHWYYDLEELRRDYGEWISDYTDPKPGRYHAGLKAGQLSQAGFILTLMLASLAECGHYDEADFCRRMDEELFPLLDGTPVSGPGGYTSQSIREAWRRRVQKKRPWGQTGGHADTTEAIERTLAIAIRYALHPKQLAQKVAGNTVLTQTDETVVSMTVAYGAVLGLLVQGYALDNQISAKLMDLVKSGELPFHAVTGDNLEPPRPGDPDPPRAGRFASPDALLTPSYMAAAVEDSDIRIEPAWKVSIVYGMPCAIYHQLPAAYYLAARYPQDFELAILHAVNGGGQNQARAILTGALVGAQAGFSRIPQRFVDGLKNSATLCSLVNRLTAKIR, from the coding sequence ATGACCACCACAGCCATTCGCGACCGCGCCAAAGGTGCCCTCATGGGCGCCTTGATCGGTGATGCCCTGGCCCTGGGTCCCCATTGGTATTACGACTTGGAGGAACTGCGCCGCGACTACGGCGAATGGATCAGCGACTACACCGACCCTAAACCCGGACGCTATCATGCCGGCCTCAAAGCAGGACAACTCTCTCAAGCCGGGTTTATCCTCACCCTTATGCTTGCCTCGTTGGCTGAATGCGGACATTATGATGAGGCCGATTTTTGCCGCCGCATGGACGAAGAACTCTTTCCCCTTCTCGACGGCACCCCGGTCAGTGGACCGGGCGGTTACACCAGTCAGTCCATCCGTGAAGCCTGGCGGCGGCGCGTACAAAAGAAACGGCCCTGGGGTCAGACAGGCGGGCATGCCGACACTACCGAAGCCATAGAGCGCACTCTTGCCATCGCGATTCGTTATGCTCTCCACCCCAAACAACTTGCCCAGAAGGTGGCCGGCAACACGGTTCTCACCCAAACCGATGAAACCGTGGTCTCAATGACCGTTGCCTATGGTGCGGTGCTCGGCCTGCTGGTCCAGGGGTACGCCCTGGATAACCAAATCTCGGCGAAGCTTATGGACTTGGTCAAATCCGGCGAATTGCCCTTTCACGCAGTCACCGGTGACAATCTCGAGCCACCTCGACCCGGTGATCCTGATCCGCCCCGCGCCGGTCGTTTCGCTTCTCCCGACGCCCTGCTGACGCCATCTTACATGGCCGCAGCCGTCGAGGATTCAGATATCCGCATAGAACCGGCCTGGAAAGTTTCCATCGTGTACGGCATGCCCTGCGCCATCTACCACCAACTGCCCGCAGCTTATTACCTTGCCGCACGTTACCCGCAGGATTTTGAGTTGGCCATTCTCCACGCCGTCAACGGTGGCGGCCAGAATCAAGCCCGCGCTATCCTCACAGGCGCCCTCGTCGGCGCCCAGGCAGGGTTCTCCCGCATTCCACAGCGCTTCGTCGATGGCCTCAAAAACTCTGCGACCCTTTGCAGCCTTGTCAACAGGTTGACCGCTAAAATACGGTGA
- a CDS encoding DNA gyrase inhibitor YacG yields MGDEKKRQVACPRCRTKVSWDENPHRPFCSEKCRLVDLGKWAEGEYFILGEKVPQPDSEDNN; encoded by the coding sequence ATGGGAGACGAAAAAAAACGGCAGGTCGCTTGTCCGCGCTGCCGGACAAAAGTTTCCTGGGATGAGAATCCTCACCGCCCTTTTTGCAGTGAGAAATGCCGCTTGGTGGATCTTGGCAAATGGGCAGAAGGGGAGTACTTTATCCTTGGGGAAAAAGTTCCACAACCGGATTCGGAAGACAACAACTGA
- the queD gene encoding 6-carboxytetrahydropterin synthase QueD, with amino-acid sequence MYHLTIQTHFAAAHNLIHYQGDCENLHGHNWKVEVTVGAHELDKAGLAIDFKILKRETNLILDLLDHKYLNEIKPFDEISPSSENISRFIFEKLTESLNNGNVIVERITVWESDNACASYTAD; translated from the coding sequence ATGTATCACTTAACCATCCAGACTCACTTTGCTGCTGCCCACAACCTGATTCATTACCAGGGAGACTGTGAGAATCTCCACGGGCATAACTGGAAAGTTGAAGTGACGGTGGGTGCACACGAGCTTGACAAGGCGGGTCTGGCCATTGATTTCAAGATCCTCAAGCGCGAAACCAACCTCATTCTTGATCTGCTTGACCATAAATATCTCAATGAAATTAAGCCATTTGACGAAATAAGTCCTTCTTCGGAGAATATTTCCCGGTTTATTTTCGAGAAATTAACGGAATCTCTCAATAATGGCAATGTCATCGTCGAACGAATTACCGTCTGGGAATCGGACAATGCCTGTGCCAGCTATACCGCCGACTGA